The following is a genomic window from Prevotella sp. E13-17.
TGGCGGACATGCACATCGATCTTGTGAGGAGGTGATTATTGCTGTCAGTGGCTCGTTTGACGTGGAGGTGTATGATGGTAACGTGCGCCAGACTTTTCATCTGAATCATCCGTATCAGGGGCTTTATGTGGGGACTAACGTATGGCGCACGCTTGAGGATTTCTCTAGTGGCGCAGTATGCTTGGTTCTGGCTTCTGAGTTGTTTAATGAGGATGAATATATCTATGATTACAATGAGTTTGAACAAATTGTG
Proteins encoded in this region:
- a CDS encoding FdtA/QdtA family cupin domain-containing protein, whose protein sequence is MERVSIIELPKIVDPRGNLTVAEQMKNVPFDIARVYWTYDIPSGEHRGGHAHRSCEEVIIAVSGSFDVEVYDGNVRQTFHLNHPYQGLYVGTNVWRTLEDFSSGAVCLVLASELFNEDEYIYDYNEFEQIVR